One genomic window of Cololabis saira isolate AMF1-May2022 chromosome 3, fColSai1.1, whole genome shotgun sequence includes the following:
- the LOC133440404 gene encoding zinc finger protein OZF-like, translating to MKDNDVEVDVSLVNVADVKVGEPGPNCGQLLLHTSPEAQNKDEEGTESLRSESSKTADPEPMGRHGDHEYAAVPSDSNCKSKLTRTHTGKKVFSCRTCRTEFSKSSILMDHMKIHTCERLYLCNTCGKSFTKSSNLKRHIITHRGEKPYICKTCGKTYTERSNLVVHSRIHTGERPYMCNTCGKTFTKSSNLKSHITTHKGEKPYICKTCGKSYRLRSQLVIHSRTHTGERPYLCNTCSKTFTNLSDLKRHITMHTVEKPYICKTCGKSYRIRSYLVAHSRIHTGERLFVCNTCGKTFTKSSNLKSHITTHTGEKPYICKTCGKSYRLRSHLVTHSRIHTGERPYLCNTCGKTFTGSSVLKRHITTHTGEKPYICKTCGKSYRLRSQLVIHSRIHTGERPYLCNTCGKTFTESSHLKRHIITHTGRSYISARPATTVLAAELIC from the coding sequence ATGAAGGACAacgacgtagaggtggatgtctcattggtcaatgtcgctgatgtgaaagttggtgaaccaggaccaaactgtggccagctgctgttgcacacttctcctgaagctcaaaacaaagatgaggaagggactgaaagtttacgctcagaatccagtaaaactgcagatccggagccaatgggacgacacggtgaccacgaatatgctgctgtcccgtcagacagcaactgtaaatcaaagctgaccaggacccacacggggaagaaggtgtTTTCttgcagaacctgcaggacagagttcagtaaaagtagtattttaatggatcacatgaagatccacacttgTGAAAGGctatacctgtgcaacacctgcggaaaatcgtttactaaatcatcaaatcttaaacgccacataatcacacacaggggtgagaagccctacatctgcaaaacatgtggaaaaacttacacagaacgttccaacctggtggttcactcgaggatccacactggcgaaaggccatacatgtgcaacacctgcggaaaaacctttactaaatcatcaaatcttaaaagccacataaccacgcacaagggcgagaagccctacatctgcaaaacatgtggaaaaagttacaggctacgttcccagctagtgattcactcgaggacccacactggcgaaaggccgtacctgtgcaacacctgcagcaaaacctttactaatttatcagatcttaaacgccacataaccatgcacacggtcgagaagccctacatctgcaaaacatgtggaaagagttacaGGATACGTTCCTACCTGGTGGCTCACTCGAGGATACACACCGGTGAAAGGCTGTtcgtgtgcaacacctgcggaaaaacctttactaaatcatcaaaccttaaaagccacataaccacgcacacgggcgagaagccctacatctgcaaaacatgtggaaaaagttacaggctacgttcccaCCTAGTGactcactcgaggatccacaccggcgaaaggccgtacttgtgcaacacctgtggaaaaacctttacGGGATCATCAgttcttaaacggcacataaccacgcacacgggagagaagccctacatctgcaaaacatgtggaaaaagttacaggctacgttcccaactagtgattcactcgaggatccacaccggcgaaaggccgtacctgtgcaacacctgcggaaaaacctttactgaatcatc